One part of the Marinobacterium rhizophilum genome encodes these proteins:
- the lhgO gene encoding L-2-hydroxyglutarate oxidase: MYDFIIIGGGIVGMSTAMQLLKAFPERKVLVLEKESRLAEHQTGHNSGVIHAGVYYTPGSLKAKFCLEGNRDTKAFCDSHGIPYQTCGKLLVATNALEMERMKTLWERTEANGLERYWLSAGEMKEREPNITGMGGIFVPSSGIVDYRAVTEAMGREFSAMGGEIHFNSTVTDIEERASEVQVQTRQDTFSSRYMISCSGLMADRIVRMLGQKPSFQICPFRGEYFRLKPEHNQIVNHLIYPVPDPSMPFLGVHLTRMIDGSVTVGPNAVLAWKREGYRKTDISLRDSLETLSYPGIIKVLKQNLGPGLTELKNSLHKGGYLKLVRKYCPIIEKADLLPYPAGVRAQAVSHDGKLVDDFLFVNSARTINVCNAPSPAATSALPIGRHIIATAIKQFSLDTPTDTRVA; encoded by the coding sequence ATGTACGATTTCATCATCATTGGCGGCGGCATCGTGGGCATGTCGACGGCCATGCAACTGCTGAAAGCCTTTCCCGAGCGCAAGGTCCTGGTCCTCGAAAAAGAGTCCCGGCTGGCCGAGCATCAGACAGGCCATAACAGCGGCGTGATCCATGCCGGCGTCTACTATACCCCGGGCAGCCTGAAGGCGAAGTTCTGCCTCGAAGGCAACCGCGATACCAAGGCCTTTTGCGACAGTCACGGCATTCCGTACCAGACATGCGGCAAACTGCTGGTGGCCACCAATGCGCTGGAAATGGAGCGCATGAAGACCTTGTGGGAGCGCACCGAGGCCAACGGCCTAGAACGCTACTGGCTCAGTGCCGGCGAAATGAAGGAACGTGAACCCAATATCACCGGCATGGGTGGTATCTTCGTCCCCTCGAGCGGCATTGTCGATTACCGCGCCGTCACCGAGGCGATGGGACGCGAGTTCAGTGCCATGGGGGGCGAGATCCACTTCAACAGTACCGTCACCGACATTGAGGAGCGGGCGTCAGAGGTACAGGTCCAGACCCGCCAGGACACCTTCAGCAGTCGCTATATGATTTCCTGCTCCGGCCTTATGGCCGACCGTATCGTGCGTATGCTCGGTCAGAAGCCCTCATTCCAGATATGCCCGTTCCGCGGCGAATACTTCAGGCTCAAGCCCGAACACAATCAGATCGTCAACCACCTGATCTATCCGGTTCCCGATCCTTCGATGCCGTTTCTTGGGGTTCATCTGACGCGGATGATCGATGGCAGCGTCACAGTCGGTCCCAATGCGGTACTGGCCTGGAAACGGGAGGGTTACCGCAAGACCGACATTTCGCTGCGGGACAGCCTCGAAACCTTGTCCTATCCGGGCATAATCAAGGTACTGAAGCAGAATTTGGGACCAGGCCTCACCGAACTGAAAAACTCACTGCACAAGGGAGGTTACCTGAAACTGGTGCGCAAGTACTGCCCCATAATCGAAAAAGCCGACCTGCTGCCCTACCCGGCCGGCGTGCGGGCACAGGCGGTATCTCACGACGGCAAACTGGTCGACGACTTCCTGTTCGTCAATAGCGCCCGCACCATCAACGTCTGCAATGCGCCGTCCCCCGCTGCCACCTCGGCGCTACCGATCGGCCGGCATATTATCGCAACCGCCATTAAACAGTTTAGTCTGGACACTCCGACCGACACACGGGTTGCCTGA
- the glaH gene encoding glutarate dioxygenase GlaH, with translation MSDYSKRLLSLDFSADTISRFVDAMAEYPVQALEYKSFLRFRAGQILDDLCGNQLQPLLIETLADRATGALLINPQGLERVEQAEEMVKLTTAVAHLFGRSNLDAMSGQYYARFVVQNVDNSDSYLRQPHRVMELHNDGTYVEQDTDYVMMLKIDEQNMDGGNSLLLHLDDWEHLERFNTDPMAHRVMRWAAPPSKNTRKDVFHPVFDVDNLGRPIMSYIDQFVQPKDFAEGTWLADLSDALEGSTHKLSIPVPVGSFLLMNNHCWLHGRDKFTPHDGLRRELMRQRGYFTHAKVLRNPGQ, from the coding sequence GTGAGTGACTATTCCAAGCGCCTGCTGTCGCTGGATTTCTCCGCCGACACTATCAGCCGATTCGTTGACGCCATGGCCGAATACCCGGTGCAGGCGCTGGAGTACAAGTCTTTCCTGCGTTTTCGGGCCGGCCAGATTCTGGACGACCTCTGCGGCAACCAGCTCCAGCCTCTGCTGATTGAGACTCTAGCCGACCGTGCCACCGGTGCCCTACTGATTAATCCGCAGGGGCTGGAACGCGTGGAGCAGGCGGAGGAGATGGTCAAGCTCACCACGGCGGTCGCGCACCTGTTCGGACGCTCCAACCTCGATGCAATGAGCGGACAGTATTACGCTCGCTTCGTCGTGCAAAATGTGGACAACTCCGATAGCTACCTGCGCCAGCCGCATAGAGTCATGGAACTGCACAATGACGGTACCTACGTTGAGCAGGATACCGACTACGTGATGATGCTGAAGATCGACGAACAGAACATGGACGGCGGAAACTCCCTGCTGCTGCACCTTGACGACTGGGAACATCTGGAGCGCTTCAACACCGACCCCATGGCACACAGGGTCATGCGTTGGGCAGCACCACCGAGCAAGAATACCCGCAAGGACGTTTTCCATCCGGTGTTCGATGTCGACAACCTGGGTCGGCCGATCATGTCCTATATTGATCAGTTCGTGCAGCCGAAAGACTTCGCAGAAGGCACCTGGCTGGCCGATCTGTCCGATGCCCTGGAAGGCAGCACACACAAACTGTCCATTCCGGTACCAGTTGGCAGCTTTCTGCTGATGAACAACCATTGCTGGCTGCACGGCCGGGACAAGTTCACGCCGCACGATGGGCTGCGTCGCGAATTGATGCGTCAACGCGGCTACTTCACCCACGCCAAGGTCCTGCGCAACCCGGGCCAGTAA
- the csiR gene encoding DNA-binding transcriptional regulator CsiR, protein MMEAERQNQAVIAYGLLKRDITNGLFRPGDKLLMSHLKERYQIGGGPMREALSQLVAERMVTAASQRGFRVAEMSLRELNDIYDARAHLEAMIVRLAVERGDEHWEAEVIGKAHTLASVAELHSTDEMMNLWDKRHKEFHTAIARGCGSSKLLEVRATLMDQAERYRQLWLRQTVFSTAALAKKRLEHAAIVEALLERDAQRAGTLMLDHLLTPVPIITAIVREAKLAKE, encoded by the coding sequence ATGATGGAAGCTGAACGACAGAATCAGGCGGTGATTGCGTACGGGCTGCTCAAGCGAGACATTACGAATGGGCTGTTTCGGCCAGGCGACAAACTGCTCATGAGTCACCTGAAGGAGCGCTATCAGATCGGTGGGGGGCCTATGCGCGAGGCGCTATCGCAACTTGTAGCCGAACGTATGGTCACGGCGGCCAGTCAGAGGGGCTTCCGGGTGGCGGAAATGTCACTGCGGGAGCTGAACGACATCTACGATGCACGAGCCCATCTCGAGGCAATGATTGTACGTTTGGCCGTTGAGCGCGGAGATGAACACTGGGAGGCCGAGGTAATCGGCAAGGCCCACACTCTGGCCAGTGTTGCAGAACTCCACAGTACCGATGAGATGATGAATCTCTGGGACAAACGACATAAGGAATTTCATACCGCCATCGCTCGGGGCTGCGGCTCGTCGAAGCTGCTTGAAGTGCGCGCGACCCTAATGGATCAGGCTGAACGCTATAGACAGCTTTGGTTACGCCAGACGGTCTTTTCCACTGCAGCACTGGCAAAAAAGCGTCTGGAACATGCAGCGATCGTAGAGGCGCTGCTTGAGCGCGATGCGCAGCGAGCAGGAACCCTGATGTTGGATCATTTGCTGACACCGGTGCCGATCATCACCGCGATCGTGCGCGAGGCGAAGCTTGCAAAGGAATAG
- a CDS encoding LysR family transcriptional regulator, translating to MSQKNYSLGQVGDFEIKQLRIFKAVVDNGGFSAAETELNISRSTVSIHISNLEARLNLTLCRRGRGGFALTQEGQVIYEMTNKLLDSLEQFRDVANEMSHNPAGELRIVVSDGISLDPRCRFPEMISRFCDLAPDMTLHSEVAAMANIERIVLNDEANVGLTPYHRRLDGLNYIPLYSDICRLYCSQTHPLLGLTDDELTDEMIDGLTAIQPGLKLHEEASQQLCAMSLKATAYFYETRLAMILSGKFIAFLPEAYAEPYVQSGQLKRLGGDDRFYTLGIAAITKKSAQPNRPTALFLNVIHELSGQSVS from the coding sequence ATGAGTCAGAAGAACTACTCACTCGGGCAGGTCGGCGACTTTGAAATTAAACAGCTGCGGATATTCAAGGCAGTGGTCGACAACGGTGGTTTTTCCGCCGCCGAAACTGAGCTCAACATCAGTCGCTCGACGGTCAGCATCCATATCTCCAATCTTGAAGCGCGTCTTAATCTGACACTATGCCGACGCGGGCGCGGCGGTTTTGCGTTGACCCAAGAGGGGCAGGTGATCTACGAAATGACCAACAAACTGCTCGATTCTCTCGAGCAGTTCCGCGATGTTGCCAATGAGATGAGTCACAACCCGGCAGGGGAACTGCGCATCGTAGTCAGCGATGGCATCAGCCTGGACCCCCGCTGCCGATTCCCGGAAATGATCAGCCGCTTCTGCGACCTGGCACCGGATATGACGCTGCACAGCGAAGTCGCCGCGATGGCCAATATCGAACGCATAGTGTTGAACGATGAAGCTAATGTGGGTCTGACCCCCTATCACCGCAGGCTTGACGGCCTGAACTATATCCCTCTGTACAGCGATATCTGCCGGCTCTATTGTAGCCAGACTCATCCCCTGTTGGGGCTGACCGATGACGAGCTCACCGATGAAATGATTGACGGTTTGACGGCTATACAGCCAGGTCTGAAGCTCCACGAGGAGGCTAGTCAACAGCTTTGCGCCATGAGCCTGAAGGCGACGGCCTACTTCTACGAAACCCGACTTGCGATGATTTTGTCCGGCAAGTTCATCGCCTTCCTACCGGAAGCTTATGCCGAGCCCTATGTACAGAGCGGGCAGCTGAAGCGGCTCGGGGGTGATGACCGCTTCTACACCCTCGGGATCGCAGCCATTACCAAGAAAAGCGCACAGCCGAACAGACCCACCGCGCTCTTCTTGAACGTCATCCACGAGCTCAGTGGCCAGTCGGTCAGTTGA
- a CDS encoding NAD-dependent succinate-semialdehyde dehydrogenase → MHYSNLKREAAYINGAWVTADDGAVMAVINPADGKLIANVPDLGVASARAAIDAANVAFASWKHTTASARAALLRRWHGLIVEHVDELARLLTLEQGKPLREAKGEVLSAASFFEWYAEEAKRTYGENIPSNSPRTRLLTIKQPIGVVAAITPWNFPISMIARKAAPAIAAGCTIVIKPAEDTPLCALALAALAEEAGIPAGVINVVTTARPVDVGRELCTHPVVRKVSFTGSTPVGKVILGLAAQTVKKASMELGGNAPFIVFDDADLESAVAGALVSKYRNAGQTCICTNRIYVQSGLYERFVARYKQEVEKLRLGAGSDDSTDIGPLINDSAVAKIDGLVRQALEQGAVLNSGGHPALQGPRFYQPTLLTDVDESMEIAHAELFGPVSTVFRFDSEEEVIARANATPYGLAAYVYSRDIGRVWRVSEGLEFGMVGVNEGMISNELTPFGGVKESGLGREGSRHGIDDYLELKYICMGGI, encoded by the coding sequence ATGCATTACAGCAATCTGAAACGAGAAGCGGCCTATATTAACGGTGCCTGGGTAACGGCGGACGACGGTGCAGTCATGGCGGTGATTAACCCGGCAGACGGTAAGCTCATCGCTAACGTACCGGATCTGGGCGTCGCGTCGGCCCGAGCGGCAATTGACGCGGCTAATGTGGCCTTTGCTAGTTGGAAACATACCACTGCCAGTGCCCGGGCGGCGTTGCTAAGGCGTTGGCATGGCCTGATCGTCGAGCACGTTGATGAACTGGCCCGGCTGCTGACGCTAGAGCAAGGTAAACCGCTGCGCGAAGCTAAGGGCGAGGTTCTCTCGGCCGCCTCATTCTTCGAGTGGTATGCCGAAGAGGCCAAACGGACTTATGGTGAGAACATTCCGTCCAATAGCCCTCGCACCCGCTTGTTGACGATCAAGCAGCCGATTGGAGTAGTCGCGGCAATCACCCCCTGGAACTTCCCAATCTCGATGATTGCCCGCAAGGCGGCGCCGGCCATCGCCGCCGGCTGTACCATTGTCATCAAGCCCGCGGAAGATACACCACTCTGTGCCTTGGCGTTGGCGGCGCTGGCGGAAGAGGCGGGCATCCCGGCGGGCGTGATCAACGTCGTCACGACTGCGCGCCCGGTCGACGTTGGACGGGAGCTCTGTACCCATCCGGTTGTGCGTAAGGTTTCGTTCACCGGTTCGACCCCTGTAGGCAAGGTCATCCTCGGTTTGGCGGCGCAAACGGTCAAGAAGGCCTCAATGGAGCTCGGCGGTAATGCACCCTTTATCGTGTTTGATGATGCCGATCTGGAGTCGGCAGTCGCCGGTGCCCTGGTGTCCAAATACCGCAATGCCGGCCAGACCTGTATTTGCACCAACCGGATCTATGTGCAGTCCGGACTATATGAGCGCTTTGTCGCCCGTTATAAGCAGGAAGTGGAAAAGCTTCGCCTTGGTGCCGGCAGCGATGATAGTACCGATATCGGCCCGTTGATCAACGACTCGGCGGTGGCCAAAATCGATGGCTTGGTGCGCCAGGCGTTGGAACAGGGGGCTGTGCTGAACAGTGGCGGTCACCCAGCATTGCAGGGACCGCGTTTTTATCAGCCCACACTACTGACGGATGTGGACGAATCGATGGAAATCGCTCATGCCGAGCTATTCGGTCCGGTGTCCACGGTATTTCGTTTTGACAGCGAAGAGGAGGTGATCGCACGCGCTAATGCCACTCCCTACGGCCTAGCGGCCTATGTCTACAGTCGCGATATAGGGCGCGTCTGGCGGGTATCCGAAGGGCTGGAGTTCGGTATGGTGGGGGTCAATGAAGGCATGATTTCCAATGAGCTAACTCCTTTCGGTGGCGTTAAGGAATCCGGACTCGGACGTGAGGGCTCACGTCACGGGATTGATGACTATTTAGAGCTGAAATATATCTGCATGGGCGGCATCTGA
- a CDS encoding aminotransferase class III-fold pyridoxal phosphate-dependent enzyme — MKKYKSLDAFWMPFTSNRSFKAKPRIIEKTEGVYCYTDEGRQILDATAGLWCVNAGHSRTEIAEAIGRQALELDYTSPFSFGHDIGFEFAERLIQHTPGNLNKVFFANSGSEAVESALKIALAYQVARGKAGKYKLIGRELAYHGVNFGGISVGGLTANRKGFGPLLPVDHLPHTLDLTRNAFSKGLPAHELEKADALEELIRLHDASSIAAVIVEPISGAGGVILPPAGYLKRLRELCTQHDILLIFDEVITGWGRLGSAFAATEFDVVPDMIVSAKGITNGIVPLGAVFVDDAIHDRIMESAPAGAVEFYHGYTYSGNPVACAAGLATLDIYEREGLLTRASGEIGQYWQQSLHSLRDIEQVVDVRNYGLIGAVQFAEGAFGDKPVGAAFQGACYDNGVMIRAVGNSIAFSPPLTIEKQHIDQLVEAIRKTAAELF, encoded by the coding sequence ATGAAAAAGTATAAAAGCCTAGACGCTTTTTGGATGCCCTTTACGTCGAACCGGTCTTTTAAAGCGAAGCCGCGTATTATCGAAAAAACAGAGGGCGTTTACTGTTATACAGATGAAGGGCGCCAGATCCTGGATGCGACCGCCGGCCTTTGGTGTGTCAACGCCGGTCATAGCCGCACCGAAATCGCCGAGGCAATTGGCCGCCAGGCGCTTGAGCTTGATTACACCTCGCCGTTCAGTTTTGGGCATGATATCGGTTTTGAGTTTGCCGAGCGTCTGATTCAGCATACGCCGGGAAACCTGAACAAGGTCTTTTTTGCCAACTCAGGTTCCGAGGCTGTTGAAAGCGCACTGAAAATTGCGCTGGCCTACCAGGTGGCCCGCGGTAAGGCTGGCAAGTATAAGCTGATTGGCCGGGAATTGGCGTACCACGGGGTTAACTTTGGCGGCATATCGGTCGGGGGACTGACGGCGAATCGCAAGGGATTCGGGCCTCTGCTGCCGGTCGATCATCTGCCACATACGCTGGATTTGACCCGGAATGCCTTCAGCAAGGGATTGCCGGCGCACGAGCTGGAAAAAGCCGATGCGCTGGAGGAGCTGATCCGGTTGCACGATGCCAGTAGTATCGCTGCGGTGATAGTGGAACCGATTAGCGGTGCAGGTGGCGTTATCCTGCCGCCGGCCGGCTACCTGAAACGGCTGCGCGAACTTTGTACGCAGCACGATATCCTGCTGATTTTTGATGAGGTTATCACGGGCTGGGGTCGACTGGGATCCGCCTTTGCAGCCACCGAATTCGACGTGGTGCCCGACATGATCGTCTCGGCCAAGGGCATCACCAACGGTATCGTGCCGCTGGGCGCCGTGTTCGTCGACGATGCCATTCACGACCGCATCATGGAAAGTGCACCCGCTGGCGCCGTCGAGTTCTATCACGGCTACACCTACTCGGGTAACCCGGTCGCCTGTGCGGCGGGGCTTGCCACCCTTGATATCTACGAGCGTGAAGGTCTGTTAACGCGAGCCTCGGGCGAGATTGGTCAGTACTGGCAGCAGTCGCTGCATTCGTTGCGGGATATTGAGCAGGTGGTGGATGTGCGCAACTACGGCCTGATCGGTGCAGTACAGTTTGCGGAAGGGGCCTTCGGCGACAAGCCGGTCGGCGCGGCCTTCCAGGGCGCCTGCTACGACAACGGCGTAATGATTCGGGCGGTGGGCAACAGTATCGCTTTCTCGCCGCCGTTGACCATCGAGAAACAGCATATCGATCAGTTGGTGGAGGCGATCCGTAAGACCGCCGCCGAACTGTTCTGA
- a CDS encoding acetyl-CoA C-acyltransferase family protein produces the protein MIHNVVVLSATRSGIGTFGGGLSQIEPAELAGQVMKAAVDRSQVDPQQINYVTAGHCIPTDSRFAYVARVASIQAGLPMESVAMAVNRLCSSGLQAIVSTAQSIMLGDCDYGIGGGVEVMSRAGYLSPAMRSGARMGDTAMIDMMVATLNDPFGVGHMGITAENLAEKWNLSREDQDAVAVESHRRAALAIEEGRFKSQITPIILKTRKGDISFESDEHVKPGTSMDTLAKMRPAFKKDGSVTAGNASGLNDGAAFMVLANAEAAAKAGQAPLARLVSYAVAGVPNHIMGEGPIPASLLALKKAGLALSQMDVIESNEAFAAQALAVAKGLELDPAKTNPNGGAIALGHPIGCSGAFIATKAIYELHRSNGKYALVTMCIGGGQGIAVIFERLWCN, from the coding sequence ATGATTCATAATGTCGTTGTTTTGAGCGCGACCCGTTCCGGCATTGGCACCTTTGGTGGCGGCCTCAGCCAGATCGAGCCTGCGGAACTGGCAGGCCAGGTAATGAAGGCCGCGGTGGATCGCTCCCAAGTGGACCCGCAGCAGATCAACTATGTGACCGCGGGCCACTGCATTCCCACCGACTCGCGCTTTGCCTATGTGGCCCGAGTCGCTTCGATCCAGGCCGGCCTGCCGATGGAATCCGTCGCCATGGCGGTGAACCGCCTGTGCAGCTCGGGCCTGCAGGCCATCGTCTCCACCGCCCAGTCGATCATGCTGGGTGACTGCGACTACGGCATCGGCGGCGGCGTGGAAGTCATGTCCCGCGCAGGCTACCTGTCGCCGGCCATGCGCTCCGGCGCCCGCATGGGCGATACAGCCATGATCGACATGATGGTGGCGACCCTTAACGACCCCTTCGGCGTCGGTCATATGGGCATTACCGCCGAAAACCTGGCGGAAAAATGGAACCTGAGCCGTGAAGACCAGGATGCTGTGGCCGTGGAATCCCACCGCCGGGCGGCACTGGCCATCGAGGAAGGCCGCTTTAAATCCCAGATCACGCCGATCATTCTGAAGACCCGCAAGGGCGACATCAGCTTCGAGAGCGACGAGCACGTCAAGCCCGGCACCAGTATGGATACCCTGGCCAAAATGCGCCCGGCGTTCAAGAAGGACGGCAGCGTCACCGCCGGCAATGCCTCAGGCCTCAACGATGGCGCCGCCTTCATGGTGCTGGCCAACGCCGAGGCCGCCGCCAAAGCCGGCCAGGCCCCGCTGGCCCGGCTGGTGTCCTACGCCGTGGCCGGTGTGCCAAACCACATCATGGGGGAAGGCCCGATTCCGGCGTCCCTGCTGGCGCTGAAAAAGGCCGGCCTGGCCCTCAGCCAGATGGATGTGATCGAATCCAACGAAGCCTTCGCCGCCCAGGCCCTGGCCGTGGCCAAAGGGCTGGAACTGGACCCGGCCAAGACCAACCCCAACGGCGGCGCCATTGCGCTGGGCCATCCCATCGGCTGTTCGGGTGCCTTTATCGCCACCAAGGCGATCTACGAGCTGCACCGCAGCAACGGCAAGTACGCCCTGGTCACCATGTGCATCGGCGGAGGCCAGGGGATCGCGGTGATTTTCGAGCGGCTCTGGTGCAATTGA
- a CDS encoding MFS transporter — protein sequence MTMTGRQTLTLMLAASFASTIGGLPFNSLPILLGALTDSFGFSAQQAGFLGSACFAGFFLGTLAAVFVVDRVSWRLLTVFAAVAASAALLLSSRLPAAAQLPLWALIGFFAALMTCLGLRIMGEMANKERALGLRQGIELSITALVLFILPAFVIAQYQYTGAAITLSLIILLLSLSALVLPRRSRVTAQAPQLSLAQQLKLPAIAWGGLFVFFLFLVGQIGLWAFLERMGRALELQPAELGTVFAVLKLLGGAAALVIAIVGDRLGLRLPQLVVFGVICIGLLLLYRADGFLSYAFGAWVWEVGFTWGCVFQTAMIARLDPRGRAIMLIPAAFAASSMVGPALAGNLVAGGFESLLLLALVSAAVGAAVFGLYLGRRAIQDAPQQTVAAVPAAELS from the coding sequence ATGACAATGACGGGTCGACAGACACTGACGCTGATGCTCGCGGCGAGTTTCGCGTCCACCATCGGCGGGCTGCCGTTCAACTCGCTGCCCATTCTGCTGGGCGCCCTGACCGACAGTTTCGGCTTTAGCGCCCAGCAGGCCGGCTTTCTCGGCTCCGCCTGCTTTGCCGGGTTTTTTCTTGGAACACTGGCGGCGGTGTTTGTCGTCGACCGGGTGTCCTGGCGCCTGCTGACGGTGTTCGCGGCCGTGGCTGCCTCTGCGGCGCTGTTGCTGTCATCCCGCCTGCCGGCAGCAGCGCAGCTGCCGCTCTGGGCGCTGATCGGCTTTTTTGCTGCGCTCATGACCTGCCTGGGGCTGCGCATCATGGGTGAAATGGCCAACAAGGAGCGGGCGCTGGGGCTGCGCCAGGGCATCGAGCTGAGCATCACGGCACTGGTGCTTTTCATCCTGCCGGCCTTCGTGATTGCCCAGTACCAGTACACCGGCGCGGCAATAACGCTGAGCCTGATCATCCTGCTGCTCAGTCTCAGTGCCCTGGTGCTGCCGCGGCGCAGCCGGGTGACCGCGCAGGCGCCGCAACTGTCCCTGGCGCAGCAGCTGAAACTGCCGGCGATTGCCTGGGGCGGGCTGTTCGTGTTTTTCCTGTTTCTCGTGGGCCAGATTGGGCTCTGGGCCTTTCTGGAGCGTATGGGGCGCGCGCTGGAACTGCAGCCGGCCGAGCTTGGTACCGTGTTCGCGGTGCTGAAACTGCTCGGCGGCGCTGCGGCCCTGGTGATTGCCATCGTTGGCGATCGTCTGGGACTGCGTCTGCCCCAGCTGGTGGTGTTCGGCGTGATCTGTATCGGACTGCTGCTGCTGTACCGCGCCGATGGCTTTCTGTCTTATGCCTTTGGAGCCTGGGTATGGGAAGTCGGCTTCACCTGGGGATGCGTCTTTCAGACGGCGATGATCGCCCGGCTCGATCCAAGGGGGCGCGCCATCATGCTGATTCCGGCGGCCTTTGCGGCCAGTTCCATGGTGGGGCCGGCGCTGGCCGGTAACCTGGTTGCAGGCGGCTTTGAGTCCCTGCTGTTGCTGGCGCTGGTATCCGCCGCGGTCGGCGCAGCCGTGTTTGGCCTCTATCTTGGGCGCCGGGCGATTCAAGATGCCCCGCAGCAAACGGTTGCCGCCGTCCCTGCTGCTGAGCTTTCCTGA
- a CDS encoding MurR/RpiR family transcriptional regulator, whose amino-acid sequence MPQKKVSFLLRVQQALPTLHPAERRLGDFVCDFPGELASYSASELAALAQVSNATVSRFVKRLGYKNYEEARRHARAEKQTGSRLFLTHSTESAGIQSVPAHMEQGIANLEQTFLSISDSQVNAVVKAMLEARKVWVIGFRASHHFANYLQWQMTQVIENIVSIPASGQTLGEHLVSIGPDDVVILFGLRRRVAGMELLLDQLRRTGAKLLYITDEGVPAKNDVTWHYRCQTLAPGPIFNHVAVMALCHLIVTRAIETAGASGRTRLRDIEYLNESLGEL is encoded by the coding sequence ATGCCACAGAAGAAAGTCTCATTTCTGTTGCGGGTCCAGCAGGCCCTACCGACCCTGCACCCGGCGGAGCGTCGGCTGGGGGATTTTGTCTGTGATTTCCCGGGCGAGCTTGCCAGCTATTCGGCGTCAGAGCTGGCGGCACTGGCGCAGGTCTCCAATGCCACGGTTTCACGTTTTGTAAAACGACTCGGTTACAAAAACTATGAAGAGGCCAGGCGCCACGCCCGGGCAGAAAAACAAACCGGGTCGAGACTTTTCCTGACGCACTCGACGGAGAGCGCCGGCATACAGTCCGTCCCGGCACATATGGAGCAGGGGATTGCGAATCTTGAGCAAACCTTTCTCTCCATCAGCGACAGCCAGGTCAACGCGGTCGTAAAGGCCATGCTTGAGGCGCGCAAGGTTTGGGTGATCGGCTTCCGGGCCAGCCACCATTTCGCCAACTATCTGCAATGGCAGATGACCCAGGTGATTGAAAATATTGTTTCTATTCCGGCGAGTGGTCAGACTCTGGGCGAGCACCTTGTCAGTATTGGTCCCGACGATGTGGTGATTCTGTTCGGCTTGCGGCGACGCGTTGCTGGCATGGAACTGCTGCTGGATCAGTTGCGCCGAACCGGCGCTAAACTGCTGTATATCACCGACGAAGGAGTGCCAGCGAAAAACGACGTGACCTGGCATTACCGTTGCCAGACACTGGCGCCAGGCCCGATATTCAACCATGTTGCGGTGATGGCGCTCTGCCACCTGATTGTGACAAGAGCGATCGAGACCGCAGGCGCTTCGGGCCGCACTCGCCTGCGGGATATCGAATACCTCAACGAGAGCCTCGGCGAGCTGTAG